From one Candidatus Palauibacter polyketidifaciens genomic stretch:
- a CDS encoding solute carrier family 23 protein, whose amino-acid sequence MAAEPRDFNNAIQYEPDETPPYRIAIGLALQYVVLTIAAIVITVAIVVRAAGGSEDYLSWGSFAVLIVSGLTTAVQAARIGRIGAGYVLLMGTSGAFIAASVTALVQGGPALLASLVIASSLFQFGLSRHLALLRRIITPVVAGTVIMLIAVTIMPLLFDLLRQVPEGASSLAAPVTAGATVIATLLIVLRASGVMRLWGPVIGIFVGCVAAVSFGIYDFERVAAADWVGLPAAGWPGFGFSFGPAFWALLPTFVFVTLIGAIETVGDAVAIQRVSWRRSRATDFGAVQGAVAADGLGNLLSGLLSTVPNTTYSSSISLAEITGVAARRVGVCIGLTFVVLAFLPKIAAIVLAIPDPVIAAYGFVLIAILFVIGARVVIQDGIDYRKAAIVGVSFWAGVAFQEGALFNEYLSPGLAPLLENGMTAGGLVAILLTALLEFTGARPLRVETTLNVEALPAIRNLLDKFSIRRKWPMEMSDRLLQAAEETLLLLLEEAKEEEGEEDRRLRVVARKWETGAELEFISAGGAGNIEDQIAVLASHGTAEPQEHEISLRILQHLATSVRHQKYHDADIVTVHIEGPARGGQV is encoded by the coding sequence ATGGCTGCAGAACCCCGCGACTTCAACAACGCGATCCAGTACGAGCCCGACGAGACGCCCCCTTACCGGATCGCCATCGGTCTCGCGCTCCAGTACGTCGTGCTCACGATCGCGGCCATCGTCATCACGGTGGCGATCGTGGTGCGGGCGGCCGGCGGCTCCGAGGACTACCTGTCGTGGGGGAGCTTCGCGGTCCTGATCGTGAGCGGCCTGACCACGGCCGTGCAGGCCGCGCGCATCGGGCGCATCGGCGCGGGGTACGTCCTCCTCATGGGGACATCGGGCGCGTTCATCGCGGCCTCCGTGACGGCGCTCGTCCAAGGCGGTCCCGCCCTCCTCGCGTCGCTGGTCATCGCCTCATCCCTCTTCCAGTTCGGGCTCTCGCGGCATCTCGCGCTTCTCAGGCGGATCATCACCCCCGTGGTGGCGGGGACCGTGATCATGCTGATCGCCGTCACGATCATGCCGCTTCTGTTCGATCTTCTGCGCCAGGTCCCCGAGGGCGCCTCGTCGCTGGCGGCGCCGGTGACGGCGGGCGCGACCGTGATCGCGACGCTGCTCATCGTGCTCCGGGCCAGCGGCGTGATGCGGCTGTGGGGTCCCGTGATCGGCATCTTCGTCGGGTGTGTCGCGGCCGTGTCGTTCGGCATCTACGACTTCGAGCGCGTGGCGGCCGCGGATTGGGTCGGTCTCCCCGCAGCCGGCTGGCCGGGCTTCGGCTTCAGCTTCGGCCCCGCCTTCTGGGCGCTGCTGCCGACCTTCGTGTTCGTGACGCTGATCGGCGCGATCGAGACGGTGGGCGACGCGGTGGCCATTCAGCGCGTCTCCTGGCGGCGCAGCCGAGCCACCGACTTCGGAGCGGTGCAGGGCGCGGTCGCCGCCGATGGGCTCGGCAACCTGCTCTCGGGGCTGCTGAGCACCGTCCCCAACACGACCTATTCGTCGAGCATCTCGCTGGCCGAGATCACCGGCGTGGCCGCGCGCCGCGTGGGCGTGTGCATCGGCCTGACCTTCGTCGTGCTGGCGTTCCTGCCCAAGATCGCGGCGATCGTGCTCGCCATCCCGGACCCGGTCATCGCCGCCTACGGGTTCGTGCTGATCGCGATCCTGTTCGTCATCGGGGCACGGGTCGTGATCCAGGACGGCATCGACTATCGCAAGGCGGCGATCGTCGGCGTGTCGTTCTGGGCCGGCGTCGCGTTCCAGGAGGGCGCGCTCTTCAACGAGTACCTGAGTCCCGGGCTGGCGCCGCTGCTCGAGAACGGGATGACCGCGGGCGGCCTCGTCGCGATCCTCCTCACCGCGTTGCTCGAGTTCACGGGCGCGCGGCCCCTGCGCGTGGAGACGACGCTGAACGTGGAGGCGCTCCCCGCCATCCGGAACCTTCTCGACAAGTTCTCGATCCGGCGCAAGTGGCCCATGGAGATGAGCGACCGGCTGCTGCAGGCGGCGGAGGAGACGCTGCTGCTCCTGCTGGAGGAGGCGAAGGAGGAGGAAGGCGAAGAAGACCGGCGTCTGCGCGTCGTGGCCCGCAAGTGGGAGACCGGTGCGGAACTGGAGTTCATCTCGGCAGGCGGTGCCGGGAACATCGAGGATCAGATCGCCGTCCTGGCCAGCCACGGCACGGCGGAACCGCAGGAGCACGAAATTTCGCTCCGCATCCTGCAACACCTGGCCACGTCCGTGAGGCACCAGAAGTATCACGACGCGGACATCGTCACGGTGCACATCGAAGGTCCCGCGCGGGGAGGCCAGGTCTAG
- a CDS encoding helix-turn-helix transcriptional regulator → MRKRTVTPSDIGEIVRTARKNAELRQHELAGVAGVGLRFIVDLEAGKPTAQIGKVLQVLAALGCSVEIVPPPETDATAPVGIRDS, encoded by the coding sequence ATGAGAAAACGAACCGTCACACCTTCAGATATCGGCGAAATCGTCCGTACCGCGCGCAAGAACGCGGAACTGCGCCAGCATGAGCTTGCGGGTGTCGCGGGAGTGGGTCTGCGCTTCATCGTAGACCTTGAAGCGGGAAAACCGACCGCGCAGATCGGAAAGGTCCTTCAGGTGCTGGCGGCGCTCGGCTGTTCCGTCGAGATCGTTCCCCCACCCGAGACTGACGCGACTGCACCGGTCGGCATTCGCGACTCGTGA
- a CDS encoding type II toxin-antitoxin system HipA family toxin, with protein MNRVLDIWWDGRLVGRLRQPRPAALEFAYAEDWLRDDRAPALSASLPKRAEQYSRRECRPFFAGLLPEETQRDRVARSLGVSPLNDFALLDRLGGDVAGALQLLPPGESPTDLESGYSPQPLDDAALIEVLDRLPWRPLLAGEAGLRLSLAGAQSKLPVVTVDGRIAPPAPGQPTTHILKPAIPDFPHTTENEAFAMRLARSVGLDVASVEPRRVGDRTFLLVARYDRSTGTDGRVRRVHQEDFCQALGIPPEAKYAGEGGPGLRDGFGLLRQVALRPAVDVLRLLDATIFNLIIGNADAHGKNFSLLYDAAGPRLAPLYDLVMTTEYPELSRALAMPIGGCARLAEMDSHRWKAFAQEMTLGLPLIRRRVAELGESVIRKAQDVAQELTVPGLDVEALSRFGDMVVGRAEQCMASTAPEADRVSGSPTGS; from the coding sequence GTGAACCGAGTCCTCGACATCTGGTGGGATGGGCGGCTCGTCGGCCGTTTGAGGCAGCCCCGGCCCGCCGCCCTGGAGTTTGCGTACGCGGAGGACTGGCTGCGGGACGACCGGGCCCCGGCGCTGTCCGCATCGCTCCCCAAGCGCGCCGAGCAGTACTCCCGCCGCGAATGCCGCCCGTTCTTCGCCGGCCTCCTGCCGGAGGAGACCCAGCGGGATCGCGTGGCGCGGTCGCTGGGCGTCTCCCCCCTGAACGACTTCGCCCTTCTCGATCGTCTCGGCGGTGACGTGGCGGGAGCCCTCCAACTGTTGCCGCCCGGGGAATCGCCGACCGATCTCGAATCGGGCTATTCGCCTCAACCGCTTGACGACGCGGCACTGATCGAGGTGCTCGACAGGCTGCCGTGGCGTCCCCTGCTCGCCGGCGAGGCAGGCCTTCGTCTGTCGCTCGCTGGCGCTCAATCGAAACTGCCCGTCGTCACGGTCGACGGTCGGATCGCTCCTCCGGCGCCGGGGCAGCCCACGACCCACATCCTGAAACCGGCGATCCCCGACTTCCCCCACACGACGGAGAACGAAGCCTTCGCCATGCGGCTCGCGCGGTCGGTGGGCCTGGACGTCGCATCCGTGGAGCCGCGAAGAGTGGGGGACCGAACGTTTCTGCTGGTCGCGCGGTACGATCGGTCGACGGGTACGGACGGTCGAGTCCGCCGCGTCCATCAGGAGGATTTCTGCCAGGCACTCGGGATACCCCCCGAAGCCAAATACGCGGGTGAGGGCGGTCCGGGTCTGAGGGATGGCTTCGGGCTTCTGCGGCAGGTTGCCCTCCGCCCCGCCGTCGACGTTCTCAGGCTCCTCGACGCCACGATCTTCAACCTGATCATCGGCAACGCCGACGCGCACGGGAAGAACTTCTCACTCCTGTATGATGCCGCCGGACCTCGTCTCGCCCCGCTCTACGACCTCGTCATGACGACCGAGTACCCGGAACTGTCGCGCGCGCTTGCCATGCCTATCGGAGGGTGCGCCAGACTCGCCGAGATGGACTCCCACCGTTGGAAGGCCTTTGCCCAGGAAATGACGCTGGGACTCCCGCTCATCCGAAGGAGGGTCGCCGAACTCGGGGAGTCGGTGATCCGGAAGGCGCAGGACGTAGCGCAAGAGTTAACCGTGCCGGGGTTGGACGTGGAGGCGCTCTCGCGATTCGGTGACATGGTCGTGGGCCGGGCCGAGCAATGCATGGCGTCGACCGCACCAGAGGCGGATCGGGTCAGCGGTAGTCCCACGGGTTCGTGA
- a CDS encoding amidohydrolase family protein yields the protein MPEGASLRGAWLRRGFLSALAAPLFGLGQTAAQDRDALSDDVRSHLSVSAPVVALENVLLFDGTGGPARSGQTIVIRANRIESVGATGEVEVPSGAERLDLEGHSVMPGMVGLHNHMFYYQSTPRASQMQYSGPRLYLGAGVTTVRTTGSVSPYQDISLKGAIERGETPGPRILITAPYVISPGPDERLRDLGMYAIRDEEAARRYVRYWAAEGAEWIKAYTQITREALATIIDEAHRQGMKVTAHLCSVGFREATAMGIDNLEHGLWANSEYDTTREPDRCSPNYQRSIAELDMDDPRVAETISEMVAAGVAMTSTVAVAEQATPLVPDLTERDLDALPDHVVAAEMERRSIFRTTEMPWMIDLFENLLAFELAFVEAGGLLAAGVDPAWGALPGYGDQRNFEILVEAGFEPADAVRIVSANGAQILGLDGEVGTVAPGKLADLIVIEGDIELRPSDIRNVRIVFKDGLGYDPDSLTAAVAGQVGVR from the coding sequence ATGCCCGAAGGCGCGTCTCTTCGCGGCGCATGGCTTCGTCGCGGTTTCCTGTCGGCGCTCGCGGCGCCCCTTTTCGGCCTCGGCCAGACGGCGGCGCAGGACCGCGACGCCCTCTCCGATGACGTCCGATCCCATCTCAGCGTCTCCGCGCCGGTCGTGGCGCTCGAGAACGTACTCCTGTTCGACGGCACCGGCGGACCGGCACGCTCGGGACAGACCATCGTCATCCGCGCAAACCGGATCGAGAGCGTCGGCGCGACGGGCGAGGTCGAGGTCCCGTCGGGCGCCGAGCGGCTGGACCTGGAAGGCCATTCGGTCATGCCCGGGATGGTCGGGCTCCACAACCACATGTTCTACTACCAGTCCACGCCCCGCGCGTCGCAGATGCAGTACTCCGGTCCGCGACTCTATCTCGGGGCCGGGGTCACCACCGTGCGGACGACGGGAAGCGTCTCCCCGTACCAGGACATCTCGCTCAAGGGCGCGATCGAGCGGGGGGAGACGCCGGGCCCCCGCATCCTCATCACCGCCCCGTACGTCATCAGCCCCGGACCGGACGAGCGCCTCCGGGATCTCGGGATGTATGCGATTCGAGACGAGGAGGCGGCGCGCCGGTACGTGCGCTACTGGGCCGCGGAGGGGGCGGAGTGGATCAAGGCCTACACGCAGATCACGCGCGAGGCGCTCGCGACGATCATCGACGAGGCGCACCGGCAGGGGATGAAGGTCACGGCGCACCTGTGCTCGGTGGGCTTCCGTGAGGCGACGGCGATGGGGATCGACAACCTCGAGCACGGCCTGTGGGCCAACTCCGAGTACGACACGACGCGTGAACCGGACCGGTGCAGCCCCAACTACCAGCGAAGCATCGCGGAACTGGACATGGATGACCCCCGCGTCGCCGAGACGATCTCCGAGATGGTCGCCGCGGGCGTCGCCATGACCTCTACCGTGGCCGTCGCCGAGCAGGCCACGCCGCTCGTGCCCGACCTCACGGAGCGCGATCTGGACGCGCTTCCGGATCACGTCGTGGCGGCGGAGATGGAGCGGCGGTCGATCTTCCGGACGACGGAGATGCCGTGGATGATCGACCTGTTCGAGAACCTGCTCGCGTTCGAACTCGCGTTCGTGGAGGCGGGAGGCCTGCTGGCGGCGGGCGTGGACCCGGCCTGGGGCGCCCTGCCCGGCTACGGCGACCAGCGGAACTTCGAGATTCTCGTCGAGGCGGGCTTTGAACCGGCCGACGCCGTACGGATCGTGAGCGCGAACGGGGCGCAGATTCTCGGCCTCGACGGCGAAGTCGGGACCGTCGCTCCCGGCAAACTCGCCGACCTGATCGTGATCGAGGGCGACATCGAACTCCGTCCGTCGGACATCCGCAACGTCCGCATCGTCTTCAAGGACGGCCTCGGCTACGACCCCGACAGCCTGACCGCCGCCGTCGCCGGCCAGGTCGGCGTCCGCTGA
- a CDS encoding ABC transporter ATP-binding protein: protein MTHRYGAVVALEEVDLKVRRGEVLAVLGPNGAGKTTAISLLLGSVAVQTGEATVFGQRPGAPEVRARRGAMLQISGVPETLTIGEHIDLFRAYYPAPVSASRLLAMAGLEGLERRRFGKLSGGQKQRVMFALALCGDPQLVFLDEPTAGLDVEARRGLWEEIRALSESGRTTVLTTHYLEEADALADRIVVLHRGRVIAEGSPASIKSRTAARRVRCVTGVHRDRVASLPGVVRSETRGRYLEILTSRPEDLVRALLDLDPDLHDLTVVGAGLEEAFLALTRAPDASEPVS from the coding sequence GTGACTCATCGATACGGAGCTGTCGTCGCCCTGGAGGAGGTGGATCTGAAGGTCCGGCGCGGCGAGGTACTGGCGGTGCTGGGGCCCAACGGGGCAGGCAAGACCACCGCGATCAGTCTGCTGCTCGGGAGCGTGGCCGTGCAGACCGGAGAAGCGACCGTCTTCGGACAGCGACCGGGGGCCCCCGAGGTCCGCGCGCGCCGAGGCGCGATGCTCCAGATCTCCGGCGTACCCGAAACACTGACGATCGGTGAACACATCGACCTTTTCCGCGCCTACTACCCCGCTCCGGTATCGGCTTCCCGGCTGCTCGCCATGGCCGGGCTCGAGGGACTGGAGCGACGCAGGTTCGGCAAGCTTTCCGGGGGACAGAAGCAGCGGGTGATGTTCGCGCTCGCTCTGTGTGGCGACCCGCAGCTTGTGTTCCTCGATGAACCCACGGCGGGCCTGGACGTGGAAGCGCGGCGCGGGCTGTGGGAGGAGATTCGCGCACTCAGCGAGTCGGGGCGGACCACGGTTCTGACGACCCACTATCTCGAGGAGGCGGACGCGCTCGCGGATCGAATCGTCGTCCTACATCGGGGGCGGGTCATCGCGGAGGGCTCGCCAGCGAGCATCAAGTCGCGCACGGCCGCCCGCCGGGTCCGTTGCGTCACCGGGGTTCACCGCGACCGCGTGGCCTCCCTTCCGGGCGTCGTGAGGTCCGAGACCCGGGGCCGGTACCTGGAAATCCTGACCTCCCGACCGGAGGATCTCGTACGCGCCCTCCTCGATCTGGACCCGGACCTGCACGACCTGACCGTCGTCGGCGCCGGACTCGAAGAGGCCTTCCTCGCCCTGACGCGAGCACCCGACGCCTCGGAGCCTGTCTCATGA
- a CDS encoding cupin domain-containing protein produces the protein MSVRHVSEFGLTPVAAGSGTETQVLIGPDQGPNFALRRFVMQPGGGMPRHTNAVEHEQYVLRGQARVSIGDETHDVKAGDVVYIPAGTPHSYDAVGDEPFEFLCAVPNRPDSIELVDC, from the coding sequence GTGAGCGTTCGACATGTGTCGGAGTTCGGGCTGACGCCGGTCGCCGCCGGGTCGGGGACCGAAACGCAAGTTCTCATCGGGCCGGATCAGGGGCCGAACTTCGCGCTGCGCCGCTTCGTCATGCAGCCCGGCGGCGGGATGCCGCGGCACACGAACGCGGTCGAGCACGAGCAGTACGTGCTCCGGGGACAGGCGCGCGTGTCGATCGGAGACGAAACGCACGACGTGAAGGCCGGAGACGTCGTCTACATCCCGGCAGGGACGCCGCACTCCTACGACGCGGTCGGCGACGAACCCTTCGAGTTCCTGTGTGCCGTGCCGAACCGGCCCGACAGCATCGAACTCGTCGACTGCTGA
- a CDS encoding amidohydrolase family protein yields the protein MRAARALFVLGWIMAVFAPLAAQERWLAIEGGTVFDGTGAVHENATVLVRGDRVERIGPAGQVEIPAGARRIDASGKFLTPGFIDLHFHYSPGPHASIDGTGTDANPELPLLFLANGVTTLREMGQWIADNEDWLGTVEARELPAPRLLYSGPILDGFNTAYPTISRVLLDEADARMAANELMDRGATSLKVYFRLSLAQVAAVIEEADRRNVPVHGHLEIVDPVAAIRLGLDGIEHTRSLGRALVAPKQAEEFRQAVLRESIHRGQGGFALWAALDPAGPRADALIELMLERNVNLDGTLAVFEPEFGEEGRDVQWAAMRNMAALTVRYAKAGGPVTMGSHGLVANAPPGLAFQREMESHVEAGMTPSETLIAATRAGAEALRLSDRGTLAHGMLADIVLFDASPLENIANARRVHAVILAGEVLDRDRLLATAGGLVP from the coding sequence GTGCGCGCTGCCAGAGCCCTGTTCGTCCTCGGTTGGATCATGGCCGTCTTCGCTCCCCTCGCCGCGCAGGAACGGTGGCTGGCGATCGAGGGGGGCACGGTCTTCGACGGCACGGGCGCCGTTCACGAGAACGCGACCGTGCTCGTCCGCGGCGACCGGGTCGAGCGCATCGGGCCGGCGGGACAGGTCGAGATCCCCGCCGGGGCCCGGCGCATCGATGCGAGCGGCAAGTTCCTAACGCCGGGGTTCATCGACCTCCACTTCCATTACTCCCCGGGCCCGCATGCCTCGATCGACGGGACGGGGACCGACGCGAACCCGGAACTGCCGCTCCTCTTCCTGGCTAACGGCGTCACCACCCTGCGGGAGATGGGGCAGTGGATCGCGGACAACGAGGACTGGCTCGGCACCGTGGAGGCGAGGGAGCTCCCGGCGCCGCGGCTTCTCTACTCCGGGCCGATCCTCGACGGGTTCAACACGGCCTATCCCACGATCTCGCGCGTCCTGCTGGACGAGGCGGACGCCCGGATGGCGGCGAACGAACTGATGGATCGAGGTGCGACGTCGCTGAAGGTGTATTTCCGGCTCTCGCTCGCGCAGGTCGCGGCCGTCATCGAGGAGGCCGACCGCCGCAACGTGCCGGTCCACGGCCACCTCGAGATCGTCGACCCCGTGGCCGCGATACGGCTGGGGCTGGACGGGATCGAGCACACGAGGTCCCTGGGCCGGGCCCTCGTCGCGCCGAAGCAGGCGGAAGAGTTCCGGCAGGCAGTGCTGCGCGAGAGCATCCACCGAGGCCAGGGGGGATTCGCCCTGTGGGCGGCGCTGGATCCCGCCGGGCCGCGCGCCGACGCGCTCATCGAACTCATGCTCGAACGGAATGTGAACCTGGACGGCACGCTGGCCGTCTTCGAGCCGGAGTTCGGCGAGGAGGGCCGCGACGTGCAGTGGGCAGCGATGCGGAACATGGCCGCGCTCACGGTGCGCTACGCGAAGGCCGGCGGTCCCGTCACCATGGGATCTCACGGCCTCGTCGCGAACGCGCCGCCAGGGCTCGCCTTCCAGCGCGAGATGGAGTCCCACGTGGAGGCCGGCATGACGCCGTCGGAGACGCTGATCGCCGCAACTCGGGCAGGCGCAGAAGCGCTCCGACTGTCCGACCGGGGCACGCTGGCGCACGGCATGCTGGCCGACATCGTGCTGTTCGACGCCAGTCCGCTCGAGAACATCGCCAACGCGCGCCGCGTGCACGCCGTGATCCTCGCCGGCGAGGTGCTCGATCGCGACCGGCTGCTCGCCACCGCGGGGGGCCTGGTCCCCTGA
- a CDS encoding CIA30 family protein: MNPENRTALRSVWILLVAVAGFIGALATLPVPGDAAAPEQEAPDESFAIVDVTLFDGEAFRPNQDVWVEDGRVRRVGAKLRLPDDLPRVDGRGHTLLPGLIDGHVHTFGGTLGDALRFGVTAVLDQFTDPGLAAAARTARDEIARTAEADLFSAGMLATAPGGHGTQFGLAVEPLTGPEGADAWVRARKAEGSDWIKIVSEDGAAYRGDIPSLERETIAALIGAAHAEGLLAVVHVSDLEAALEAVSLGADGLVHTWFDAAISEEGARSFAEAGVFVVPTLSVIMGLFGDSTGLRILHETEEALVSPMQRQTLSNRFEMPEGPDSGVALENVRRLHAAGVRIVAGTDAPNPGTATGLSMHGELRLLARAGLESHEVLAAATSVAAEAFAVPERGRIAEGTIADLLLVRGDVEEDLARTAEIVTIWKDGFPVVRETAAAARSPEIPPAPEGPVVVDFEDGLDSGFGFGWQVTTDAMNGGDSTADLAVEEGVLVVHGETRAGFAFPWAGAIWFLGDQPMQAVDFSGRSVLRFRARGDGRSYTAMLFGEGAAATVPPTVPFIAGPEWAVVEIPLGSFATADPSIIAALAFVAQAPLGSFAFELDDVEIR; the protein is encoded by the coding sequence ATGAACCCGGAGAACCGCACCGCCCTGCGAAGCGTGTGGATTCTCCTTGTCGCGGTGGCGGGATTCATCGGCGCGCTGGCGACGCTCCCGGTCCCGGGTGACGCGGCCGCCCCGGAGCAGGAGGCGCCGGACGAGAGCTTCGCGATCGTGGACGTGACGTTGTTCGACGGCGAGGCCTTCAGGCCAAACCAGGATGTGTGGGTGGAGGACGGACGGGTGCGGCGGGTGGGCGCGAAGCTCCGGCTGCCGGACGACCTGCCCCGCGTCGATGGCCGCGGACACACGCTGCTTCCAGGCCTCATCGACGGCCACGTCCACACGTTCGGCGGGACGCTGGGCGATGCGCTTCGCTTCGGCGTGACAGCCGTGCTCGACCAGTTCACGGACCCCGGCCTCGCGGCCGCCGCGCGGACGGCCCGAGACGAAATCGCGCGGACGGCCGAAGCCGATCTCTTCTCCGCCGGCATGCTGGCGACGGCGCCCGGCGGTCACGGCACGCAGTTCGGGCTGGCGGTGGAGCCGCTCACGGGCCCGGAAGGCGCCGACGCCTGGGTGCGGGCGCGGAAGGCGGAGGGTTCCGACTGGATCAAGATCGTCTCCGAGGATGGAGCCGCGTACCGCGGGGATATCCCTTCTCTGGAGCGCGAGACGATTGCGGCGCTCATCGGGGCCGCCCACGCCGAGGGGCTGCTGGCCGTCGTCCACGTCAGCGACCTTGAGGCGGCGCTTGAGGCGGTCTCGCTGGGGGCCGACGGCCTGGTCCACACCTGGTTCGACGCCGCGATTTCCGAGGAGGGCGCTCGCAGCTTCGCGGAGGCGGGCGTCTTCGTCGTCCCCACCCTTTCCGTCATTATGGGACTGTTCGGCGACTCCACCGGTCTGCGCATCCTCCACGAGACGGAGGAAGCGCTGGTCTCGCCGATGCAGCGGCAGACGCTGAGCAACCGGTTCGAGATGCCCGAGGGGCCGGACTCCGGGGTCGCGCTGGAAAACGTGCGGCGGCTCCATGCGGCGGGCGTGCGGATCGTCGCGGGCACGGATGCGCCGAACCCCGGGACGGCGACCGGCCTCTCGATGCACGGGGAGCTTCGGCTCCTCGCGCGGGCCGGCCTGGAGAGCCACGAGGTGCTCGCCGCGGCGACCTCCGTTGCCGCGGAAGCATTCGCCGTCCCCGAGCGCGGCCGCATTGCCGAGGGCACCATCGCCGATCTCCTGCTGGTGCGAGGCGACGTGGAGGAGGACCTCGCGCGCACCGCCGAAATCGTCACGATCTGGAAGGACGGCTTTCCGGTCGTCCGTGAGACCGCCGCGGCCGCCCGTTCGCCCGAGATCCCACCGGCTCCGGAGGGGCCGGTCGTCGTCGACTTCGAGGACGGGCTCGACTCCGGCTTCGGCTTCGGCTGGCAGGTGACGACGGACGCAATGAACGGTGGCGACTCCACCGCGGATCTGGCCGTGGAGGAGGGCGTGCTCGTTGTGCACGGCGAGACCCGAGCGGGCTTCGCCTTCCCCTGGGCGGGCGCGATCTGGTTCCTCGGCGACCAACCGATGCAGGCGGTCGATTTCTCCGGCCGCAGCGTCCTGCGGTTCCGTGCCCGCGGAGACGGCCGGAGCTACACCGCGATGCTGTTCGGCGAGGGGGCCGCGGCCACCGTGCCGCCCACGGTCCCCTTCATCGCCGGGCCGGAGTGGGCCGTGGTCGAGATTCCGCTCGGCAGCTTCGCCACCGCCGATCCCTCGATCATCGCCGCCCTCGCGTTCGTCGCCCAGGCGCCCCTCGGATCGTTCGCCTTCGAACTCGACGACGTAGAGATCCGCTAG
- a CDS encoding ABC transporter permease, whose translation MTTATLARRGRIYVLEARYQFLMVLREPAFAIPTLLFPLIFYLFFGVVMGGRGFSVAAPTYMLATYSVFGVLGPSLFGFGAGLATERDSGALLLKRTTPMPAAAYLLAKVGMALTFGAAVVLGIFFIGAYGAGVMLYRWQWFALAGVVLAGVIPFCALGLAVGAWSKSRAAVAITNLVFLPMAMLSGLWIPITMFPAALQDFANVLPAYHHAQLALKVIAMDGGQATALHVAVLAVQSIAFLVVAAVGFRRAESGAVSIRGGGMS comes from the coding sequence ATGACGACGGCAACACTCGCCAGACGCGGGCGCATCTACGTGCTGGAGGCCCGGTACCAGTTCCTGATGGTGCTGCGAGAGCCCGCCTTCGCGATCCCGACGCTGCTCTTCCCGCTGATCTTCTACCTGTTTTTCGGCGTGGTCATGGGCGGGAGAGGCTTTTCGGTCGCGGCACCCACGTACATGCTGGCGACCTACAGCGTCTTCGGCGTCCTGGGACCCTCGCTGTTCGGCTTCGGGGCCGGACTGGCGACGGAACGCGACTCCGGCGCTCTGCTGCTCAAGCGTACCACGCCGATGCCCGCGGCGGCCTACCTGCTCGCCAAGGTGGGGATGGCGTTGACCTTCGGGGCGGCAGTCGTCCTGGGGATCTTCTTTATCGGCGCCTACGGGGCCGGCGTGATGCTGTACCGCTGGCAGTGGTTCGCTCTGGCCGGGGTCGTACTCGCCGGGGTGATCCCTTTCTGCGCGCTCGGGTTGGCCGTTGGAGCGTGGTCGAAGAGTCGCGCCGCGGTGGCCATCACGAATCTGGTCTTCCTGCCCATGGCCATGCTGTCGGGGCTCTGGATCCCGATCACGATGTTTCCGGCGGCCCTGCAGGACTTCGCCAACGTGTTGCCCGCCTATCACCACGCGCAGCTCGCACTTAAGGTCATCGCGATGGACGGTGGACAGGCGACGGCCCTGCACGTCGCCGTGCTTGCCGTGCAATCGATCGCCTTTCTCGTCGTCGCCGCGGTCGGGTTCCGGCGGGCGGAGAGCGGCGCCGTCTCGATCCGTGGGGGAGGGATGTCATGA